One Henriciella litoralis genomic window carries:
- a CDS encoding peptidylprolyl isomerase — translation MNMCRSLIISLVLSSALLVAGCGQDTDAPRTERQVGFDASTAAMINGEPIYISDVELEAVSQGRIEPGEGFGPDHTDYQLVLDQLIDQRLLSQEAVRRGLDKTPAAQRRLETARERLLGNFLMEDLVATEVNEAAIDKMYDEQVRLQQLDDEVRIRHILTETKEEAEEVLEKARAGEDFTALAFEYSTDTRTRLDGGSFGWVAPNDMIDPFPSVIADTAVGEISEPFESEQGWHILKVEQRRTRPPKTKEEMRPEIVTYLTFTQISEILQDLRASADIKQRDGGPPIERASEDEDGEVQAEEPAEDEEPTE, via the coding sequence ATGAATATGTGCCGTTCTCTAATAATCTCACTGGTGTTGTCGTCCGCGCTTCTCGTGGCCGGATGCGGCCAAGACACGGATGCGCCGCGCACGGAGCGCCAGGTGGGCTTTGATGCGTCAACAGCTGCCATGATTAATGGCGAGCCCATTTATATCTCCGATGTGGAGCTGGAAGCGGTGTCGCAGGGGCGCATCGAGCCGGGCGAAGGCTTTGGCCCCGACCATACCGATTACCAGCTTGTGCTGGACCAGCTGATCGACCAGCGCCTGTTGTCGCAGGAAGCGGTTCGCAGGGGGCTCGACAAGACACCAGCTGCCCAGCGGCGTCTCGAAACCGCGCGCGAGCGGTTGCTTGGTAACTTCCTGATGGAAGACCTTGTGGCCACCGAGGTGAATGAAGCGGCCATCGACAAGATGTATGATGAGCAGGTCCGCCTTCAGCAGCTCGATGATGAGGTGCGTATTCGCCACATCCTCACAGAAACGAAGGAAGAAGCCGAAGAGGTGCTTGAGAAGGCGCGCGCTGGCGAGGACTTCACGGCGCTGGCTTTTGAATACTCAACCGATACGCGCACCCGTCTCGATGGTGGGTCTTTTGGCTGGGTCGCGCCGAATGACATGATTGACCCGTTTCCGTCGGTGATCGCGGATACGGCAGTTGGCGAGATTTCCGAGCCGTTTGAGTCCGAACAGGGCTGGCATATCCTGAAAGTCGAGCAGCGGCGCACGCGGCCTCCGAAGACGAAGGAAGAGATGCGCCCGGAGATCGTGACCTATCTGACGTTCACGCAGATCAGCGAGATTCTACAGGATTTGCGCGCCAGCGCGGATATTAAACAGCGCGACGGTGGCCCGCCCATTGAGCGCGCATCCGAAGACGAAGACGGCGAAGTACAAGCTGAAGAACCCGCCGAAGATGAGGAACCAACCGAGTGA
- the secA gene encoding preprotein translocase subunit SecA: MLSVARKIFGSSNDRQIKPMRKRAEKINALEPAMQALSDEELKAKTVEFRKRLDAGETLDDLLEEAFAVVREGSVRALGMRHFDVQLIGGMVLHRGAIAEMRTGEGKTLVATLAVYLNALAGKGVHVITVNDYLASRDAEWMGKLYGFLGMTTGTIVHGLNDQERKAAYACDITYGTNNEFGFDYLRDNMKYSLEQMAQRGHAYAIVDEVDSILIDEARTPLIISGPTDDRSDLYRTVNEMIPKLEPETDYELDEKQRSVIYTEEGIEKMEEMLEEAGLLDGSLWDPQNVSVVHHANQALRAHTLFHRDKEYLLKDGQVMLVDEFTGRMMDGRRLSEGLHQAIEAKEGVEIKPENQTLASITFQNYFRLYEKLAGMTGTAITEAAEFADIYKLEVFQLPTNKPIQRIDEDDVVYRVASAKYQEIINEVRDARAKGQPVLLGTASIEKSEIVSTLLTQAKIPHKVLNARHHEKEAEIIADAGLPGAITVATNMAGRGTDIQLGGNLEMRLWKAIDEYKTKHGREPSDEEERAMEEEIKAEIAVGKKEALAAGGLFVLGTERHESRRIDNQLRGRTGRQGDPGKSKFFISVEDDLMRVFAADRLNSIMKSLGIKEDEGITHPWMNKAIETSQKKIEERNFEIRKNVLKYDDVINDQRKAIFEQRREFMHAEAVTDDVTEMRHDVVDELVSIAMPEKAFVEQWDVEGLTEELKNQLALDLPIKDWAAEEGVANAEIAERVRAAADEAFENKVTLAGGNQIRQVEKQVLLQVLDQKWRNHLQQIDQLRSVIHLRSYGQRDPLNEFKEEAFKLFNELLSSMRTEVTRILMNIRIAPPPTEDQRAQMAAARADILKRESLEETHLNPDTGDNEMTPDVVEGPNDPHAGPPLHQAEADWSKTPRNAACPCGSGKKYKHCHGSLTGADQRRV; encoded by the coding sequence ATGCTTTCCGTTGCCCGCAAGATTTTCGGTTCGTCGAATGACAGGCAGATCAAACCCATGCGAAAGCGGGCCGAGAAGATTAACGCGCTCGAGCCAGCCATGCAGGCGCTCTCGGATGAGGAGCTCAAAGCCAAAACGGTAGAGTTCCGCAAACGCCTCGATGCCGGCGAAACCCTGGACGATCTTCTCGAAGAAGCTTTCGCCGTTGTCCGCGAAGGTTCTGTGCGCGCCCTCGGCATGCGCCATTTCGACGTTCAGCTGATCGGCGGCATGGTGCTGCACCGCGGCGCGATCGCAGAGATGCGCACCGGTGAAGGTAAGACGCTTGTGGCGACGCTCGCCGTCTACCTCAATGCGCTCGCCGGCAAGGGCGTCCACGTCATCACCGTCAACGACTATCTCGCCAGCCGCGACGCCGAATGGATGGGCAAGCTCTACGGCTTCCTCGGCATGACGACCGGCACGATCGTGCACGGACTGAATGACCAGGAACGCAAGGCGGCCTATGCCTGCGACATCACCTACGGCACGAATAACGAGTTTGGCTTCGACTATCTTCGCGACAATATGAAGTACTCGCTCGAACAGATGGCCCAGCGCGGTCACGCCTATGCCATCGTCGACGAGGTCGACTCCATCCTGATCGACGAAGCCCGCACGCCGCTTATCATTTCCGGCCCGACGGATGACCGCTCCGATCTTTATCGCACGGTCAACGAAATGATCCCCAAGCTCGAGCCGGAAACGGATTATGAGCTCGACGAAAAACAGCGCTCCGTCATCTATACCGAAGAAGGTATAGAGAAGATGGAAGAGATGCTTGAGGAAGCCGGTCTTCTCGACGGCTCGCTCTGGGATCCGCAAAACGTTTCAGTGGTTCACCACGCCAACCAGGCCCTTCGCGCGCACACCTTGTTCCACCGCGACAAGGAATACCTGCTGAAAGACGGCCAAGTCATGCTCGTTGACGAGTTCACGGGCCGTATGATGGATGGCCGCCGCCTGTCTGAGGGCCTCCACCAGGCCATCGAGGCCAAGGAAGGCGTTGAGATCAAGCCTGAGAACCAGACGCTCGCCTCGATCACCTTCCAGAACTATTTCCGCCTCTATGAAAAGCTCGCCGGTATGACCGGTACGGCCATCACTGAAGCGGCCGAATTTGCAGATATCTACAAGCTGGAAGTGTTCCAGCTGCCGACCAACAAGCCGATCCAGCGGATCGATGAAGATGACGTCGTCTACCGCGTCGCGTCGGCCAAATATCAGGAAATCATCAATGAGGTGCGCGACGCCCGCGCCAAGGGCCAGCCGGTCCTGCTCGGCACCGCCTCGATTGAGAAGTCCGAAATCGTCTCGACGCTGCTGACGCAAGCAAAGATCCCGCACAAGGTTCTGAACGCCCGTCACCACGAGAAGGAAGCCGAAATCATCGCCGATGCCGGCCTGCCTGGCGCGATCACGGTGGCAACCAACATGGCTGGTCGCGGGACCGACATTCAGCTCGGCGGCAACCTCGAAATGCGCCTCTGGAAAGCCATCGACGAGTACAAGACCAAGCATGGCCGCGAGCCTTCCGATGAGGAAGAGCGCGCGATGGAAGAAGAGATCAAAGCCGAGATCGCTGTCGGCAAGAAGGAAGCGCTTGCTGCGGGCGGCCTCTTCGTTCTCGGCACCGAACGCCATGAAAGCCGCCGCATCGATAACCAGCTGCGCGGCCGGACCGGCCGTCAGGGTGACCCGGGCAAATCGAAATTCTTCATCTCGGTCGAAGATGACCTGATGCGCGTGTTCGCCGCCGACCGGCTCAACTCCATCATGAAGAGCCTCGGCATCAAGGAAGACGAAGGCATCACCCATCCGTGGATGAACAAGGCCATCGAAACCTCGCAGAAAAAGATCGAGGAACGCAATTTCGAGATCCGTAAGAACGTCCTGAAATACGACGACGTCATCAATGACCAGCGTAAGGCCATCTTTGAGCAGCGCCGTGAATTCATGCACGCCGAAGCGGTGACCGACGACGTCACCGAGATGCGTCACGACGTGGTCGATGAACTCGTCTCGATCGCAATGCCGGAAAAGGCCTTTGTCGAGCAGTGGGACGTCGAGGGCCTGACCGAAGAACTGAAAAACCAGCTCGCGCTGGATCTTCCGATCAAGGATTGGGCTGCCGAAGAAGGCGTCGCCAATGCCGAGATCGCAGAGCGTGTCCGCGCCGCCGCCGACGAAGCCTTCGAGAACAAGGTCACGCTTGCCGGTGGCAATCAGATCCGTCAGGTCGAAAAGCAGGTCCTCCTGCAGGTGCTCGACCAGAAATGGCGCAACCACCTCCAGCAAATTGACCAGCTACGCTCGGTTATTCACCTGCGCTCCTACGGTCAGCGCGATCCGCTGAACGAGTTCAAGGAAGAAGCCTTCAAGCTGTTCAATGAATTGCTCAGCTCGATGCGCACCGAAGTGACGCGCATCCTGATGAACATCCGCATTGCGCCGCCACCAACAGAAGACCAGCGCGCACAGATGGCCGCCGCCCGTGCAGACATCCTGAAGCGTGAATCACTGGAAGAAACGCACCTCAACCCGGATACGGGCGACAATGAAATGACGCCCGACGTGGTTGAAGGCCCGAATGACCCGCATGCCGGCCCGCCGCTTCACCAGGCAGAGGCTGACTGGTCAAAGACCCCGCGCAACGCGGCCTGCCCTTGTGGCTCCGGCAAGAAGTACAAACATTGCCACGGCTCCCTGACAGGCGCAGACCAGCGCCGCGTCTAG
- the argJ gene encoding bifunctional glutamate N-acetyltransferase/amino-acid acetyltransferase ArgJ encodes MNLKPSPFAPKQFPDLPQVKGVRAATCSRGFYARRGIERDDVFLFVLPENTSVAGVFTRSHTASADVDWCREALRLGGGQGRAVIANSGNSNAFTGKAGTQKNDATLTALTETLGVAREHCFLAATGVIGEPLPDPNYVGSIVPELADKLASPDWEACARAFMTTDTFPKGAGTSCEIDGKPVAVAGILKGSGMIMPNMATMLCYVFTDAAVAPDVLDALLREIVDRTLNSVTVDGDTSTSDTCMVFATGEAGHAPIENLDDPRTDTLRAALHEVLEGLAHQLVKDGEGASKFVRIRIEGAASQASAKTIGMHIANSPLIKTAMAAGDANWGRIVMAVGKSLEPVFKDEMRIWFGDHLVAEGGMRAAGYDEALATAHFAGDELDIRVDVAAGDEAWTVWTCDLTHGYVDINGAYRT; translated from the coding sequence GTGAACCTGAAACCTTCCCCATTCGCCCCTAAGCAGTTTCCTGATCTGCCGCAGGTCAAAGGCGTTCGCGCAGCGACCTGCTCACGTGGGTTCTATGCGCGGCGCGGTATTGAACGCGACGATGTCTTCCTGTTCGTGCTGCCTGAAAACACCAGCGTTGCGGGCGTTTTTACACGCTCCCATACAGCGTCAGCCGATGTCGACTGGTGCCGTGAAGCCCTGAGGCTGGGCGGCGGGCAGGGCCGCGCCGTGATCGCCAATTCGGGCAATTCGAACGCGTTTACCGGCAAGGCCGGCACGCAGAAGAATGACGCAACGCTGACGGCTCTGACAGAGACGCTGGGCGTCGCGCGCGAGCACTGCTTCCTGGCCGCGACGGGCGTTATCGGGGAGCCTCTGCCTGACCCAAACTATGTCGGCTCGATCGTGCCCGAACTGGCGGACAAGCTGGCGTCGCCGGACTGGGAGGCCTGTGCGCGGGCCTTCATGACCACTGACACATTTCCCAAGGGCGCTGGCACGAGCTGTGAGATTGACGGCAAGCCGGTCGCTGTGGCGGGGATACTGAAAGGGTCCGGCATGATCATGCCGAACATGGCGACAATGCTTTGCTATGTCTTCACCGATGCCGCCGTGGCCCCCGATGTTCTTGACGCGCTGCTACGTGAAATCGTGGACCGGACGCTGAACTCGGTCACGGTTGATGGCGATACGTCGACGTCCGACACCTGTATGGTGTTTGCGACCGGTGAGGCAGGCCATGCGCCGATTGAAAACCTGGACGATCCGCGGACCGATACGCTGCGCGCTGCCTTGCATGAGGTGCTTGAAGGCCTTGCGCATCAATTGGTGAAGGATGGCGAAGGCGCGTCTAAATTTGTCCGCATCCGGATAGAGGGCGCTGCATCACAGGCTTCGGCAAAGACGATCGGGATGCATATTGCCAATTCACCGCTGATCAAGACAGCGATGGCGGCCGGCGATGCCAATTGGGGCCGGATCGTCATGGCAGTCGGCAAGTCTCTTGAGCCGGTCTTCAAGGATGAGATGCGGATCTGGTTCGGCGATCACCTGGTCGCGGAAGGCGGCATGCGCGCGGCAGGCTATGATGAGGCGCTTGCGACGGCTCATTTCGCGGGCGATGAGCTCGACATCCGCGTCGATGTCGCAGCCGGCGATGAGGCCTGGACGGTGTGGACCTGCGACCTGACGCATGGCTATGTCGACATCAACGGCGCTTACCGGACATGA
- a CDS encoding mechanosensitive ion channel: MEEFWNNLMRQVEAYGPKILFAILILVVAYVIALMVKWVISTAINKTGFGKGPADPDGKATKSLGDSLGIAAFWIIFLIGVIQALTRLELTQIVDPLNNMLDDVLGYLPNIFGAVILFILFMIVANVVQKTAKAVFVFADPVPEKLGLASGPVNISGITATVLAAIIGILGAIAAFDVLNIEAISQPANEMLRSIVSAIPNILIAAILLTIFVIIGRFVHNLIMRTLPSFGVDSAVAELGILKGADKGLTASSVIAKAALFFIVLLGLIQAMRALEFDVLTNATYTVLDLAASIVFGTIIIVAGVIIARLVSGAMAATGSGISDTVANVVKWIIVGLAVILGISRMELDPTGGEFVLNVAEMLVMGLAVGIAIAVGIGFGWGGRDWFGKQLEKWSRKDGTPK; this comes from the coding sequence ATGGAAGAGTTCTGGAACAATCTAATGAGACAGGTGGAGGCCTATGGCCCCAAAATCCTGTTCGCGATTCTCATCCTTGTGGTGGCCTATGTCATCGCCCTGATGGTGAAGTGGGTAATTTCCACGGCGATCAACAAGACAGGATTTGGGAAAGGTCCGGCCGATCCGGATGGTAAGGCGACCAAGTCGCTTGGCGACAGTCTCGGCATTGCCGCTTTCTGGATCATTTTCCTGATTGGCGTGATACAGGCCTTAACGCGGCTGGAGCTGACGCAAATCGTCGATCCGCTGAACAACATGCTTGATGATGTCCTTGGTTACCTGCCGAACATCTTCGGTGCGGTTATCCTCTTCATCCTGTTCATGATCGTCGCGAACGTCGTGCAAAAGACGGCAAAAGCCGTGTTTGTGTTTGCAGACCCTGTGCCTGAAAAGCTTGGTCTGGCGTCTGGCCCGGTCAATATTTCGGGTATCACCGCGACTGTGCTTGCTGCGATTATCGGCATTCTGGGCGCGATTGCCGCTTTTGATGTGCTGAACATCGAAGCGATCTCGCAACCGGCCAATGAAATGCTACGCAGCATTGTTTCGGCGATCCCGAACATTCTGATTGCGGCCATCCTGCTGACGATCTTCGTGATCATCGGACGGTTCGTCCATAATCTGATCATGCGGACGCTGCCGAGTTTCGGCGTCGATTCGGCTGTGGCAGAGCTTGGTATCCTGAAGGGTGCCGATAAAGGCCTCACCGCGTCGAGCGTTATCGCCAAGGCGGCGCTGTTCTTCATCGTGCTGCTGGGCCTCATCCAGGCCATGCGTGCGCTTGAGTTCGATGTCCTGACCAATGCGACCTATACGGTGCTTGATCTGGCAGCCTCGATCGTCTTCGGCACAATCATCATTGTGGCTGGCGTGATCATTGCCCGCCTCGTGAGCGGTGCCATGGCGGCGACCGGTTCCGGCATCAGCGACACGGTCGCGAATGTCGTGAAATGGATCATCGTTGGCCTTGCCGTTATCCTCGGTATCTCCCGCATGGAGCTTGATCCAACAGGCGGTGAGTTCGTTCTCAACGTCGCGGAAATGCTCGTCATGGGTCTGGCCGTGGGTATCGCCATCGCCGTCGGCATCGGCTTCGGCTGGGGCGGACGCGACTGGTTCGGCAAGCAGCTGGAAAAGTGGAGCCGCAAAGACGGCACGCCCAAGTAA
- a CDS encoding GNAT family N-acetyltransferase, with product MAQDIAKKNETSSVFLQGLDQSDEHIVDTLIKERCPSFAGHWSWPLTRRVLYAMLGYRKARNMADALMQLNGRESFEYLSRELDVQLTLHHFDRLPEKGRVVVACNHPTGLADGVAVWDALTERRKDVVFFANADAMRVNPQFEDVIIPIEWVADKRSPAKTRETLKRAAAAFEQEKCVVIFPSGKLAKKQDGVLTEQPWFSTVVSLARKQGAPIVPLHVGATNSRLFYRLSRINGELRDITLFHELLNKKRAEFDLIMGKPIPTYSLMGEAGAVTDQLKHHTAYRLAEDVDAEFQPLD from the coding sequence ATGGCGCAAGACATTGCGAAAAAAAATGAAACTTCTTCAGTCTTTTTGCAGGGGCTCGATCAAAGTGACGAGCATATCGTCGACACGCTGATCAAGGAGCGGTGTCCAAGCTTTGCCGGACACTGGTCATGGCCGCTGACGCGCCGGGTGCTTTACGCCATGCTCGGCTATCGCAAGGCCCGCAATATGGCCGATGCGTTGATGCAGCTAAACGGCCGGGAATCGTTTGAGTATCTCTCACGCGAACTCGATGTTCAGCTGACGCTGCACCATTTTGACCGGCTACCCGAAAAGGGCCGCGTGGTGGTGGCCTGCAATCATCCGACGGGTCTGGCTGACGGTGTGGCCGTCTGGGATGCGCTGACTGAGCGGCGCAAGGATGTCGTCTTCTTCGCAAATGCAGACGCGATGAGAGTGAACCCGCAGTTCGAGGATGTGATCATTCCGATTGAATGGGTCGCCGACAAAAGAAGCCCGGCCAAGACCCGCGAGACGCTCAAACGGGCCGCTGCGGCATTCGAGCAGGAAAAGTGCGTTGTCATCTTCCCGTCTGGCAAGCTGGCCAAGAAACAGGATGGCGTGTTGACCGAGCAACCCTGGTTCTCAACCGTTGTCAGTCTCGCCCGCAAGCAGGGCGCACCAATTGTCCCGCTACATGTCGGCGCCACCAATTCCCGATTGTTCTACAGACTGTCCAGGATCAATGGCGAGCTGCGTGACATCACGCTGTTCCACGAATTGCTGAACAAGAAGCGCGCCGAATTTGACCTCATCATGGGCAAACCCATCCCGACCTACTCCTTGATGGGGGAGGCGGGCGCTGTGACGGACCAATTAAAACATCACACCGCCTACCGGCTCGCCGAGGATGTGGATGCGGAGTTTCAACCTCTAGACTAA